A genomic window from Pyricularia oryzae 70-15 chromosome 7, whole genome shotgun sequence includes:
- a CDS encoding GPI-anchored cell wall beta-1,3-endoglucanase EglC — MRPSNLAVAVAATVASTAQACASPPTSNSQSGTPLATMHQGFNYGNSNSTGGCRTHDDYTRLFNLARSLPAPGQDVAFTSARLYTSIECGTEGSAAPRPISAFQAAVDTNTTLLVGLWASSGQDGFTRELNTLVAALADPGYGAQLAALVVGVAVGSEDMFRADAIARGTCGPDVAHCQAGATAGEIAAYVQQARAALQGTALAGVAIGHVDTPAAWLLDGAAALVQQLDWVGHNSYPYWEASGQDNGIDTAGGRFDGALGITIGAAGSRPVWVTETGWPSSGPKSGNAEASPANAMKYWDEVGRQRLFGQRCTWWYILEDSNPDQSALSFAIWDTNTGQTRFALDGSGG; from the exons ATGCGGCCCAGCAATCTCGCGGTCGCCGTCGCGGCCACCGTGGCATCCACGGCGCAGGCATGCGCCTCACCGCCGACGAGCAACAGCCAAAGCGGCACGCCCCTCGCGACCATGCACCAGGGCTTCAACTacggcaacagcaacagcacggGCGGCTGCCGCACGCACGACGACTACACGCGGCTCTTCAACCTCGCGCGGTCTCTGCCCGCGCCCGGCCAGGACGTGGCCTTCACCTCGGCGCGGCTGTACACGAGCATAGAATGCGGCACCGAGGGCTCGGCGGCGCCCAGGCCCATCTCGGCCTTCCAGGCCGCCGTCGACACCAACACCACCCTGCTCGTCGGGCTGTGGGCCAGCTCCGGCCAGGACGGCTTCACCCGGGAGCTCAACACGCTGGTCGCCGCCCTCGCCGACCCGGGCTACGGCGCCCAGCTGGCGGCGCTGGtggtcggcgtcgccgtGGGGTCCGAGGACATGTTCCGCGCCGACGCCATCGCCCGCGGCACCTGCGGGCCCGACGTGGCGCACTGCCAAGCCGGCGCGACGGCTGGGGAGATCGCGGCGTACGTGCAGCAGGCTCGGGCCGCGCTGCAGGGCACGGCGCTGGCGGGGGTCGCCATCGGGCACGTGGACACACCCGCGGCGTGGCTGTTGGatggggcggcggcgctggtgcAGCAGTTGGATTGGGTCGGGCACAACTCGTACCCGTACTGGGAGGCGAGCGGTCAGGATAATGGGATCGATACGGCCGGTGGGAGGTTTGATGGCGCTTTGGGGATTACCATTGGTGCTGCGGGAAGCCGGCCTGTTTGGGTCACGGAGACTGGGTGGCCTTCGA GCGGTCCAAAATCCGGAAATGCCGAGGCGTCACCGGCCAACGCCATGAAGTACTGGGACGAGGTGGGGCGGCAACGGCTTTTTGGGCAGCGCTGCACTTGGTGGTACATTTTGGAAGACAGTAATCCGGACCAGTCGGCTTTATCATTTGCGATATGGGACACAAACACGGGCCAGACAAGGTTTGCTCTAGATGGTTCAGGAGGATGA